TTCGCCCGGCCTTGGTTTCGCTCGCTCGCCCGCCATGGCGGGTGAGGGCAGCGCTTGCTGGAAAGCGGCCGCTTCCACCCGGCTTCCGAAGGCCCGTCTCTCCCATCACCCCGCCGAGAGCCTgcagcgggcgggcgggcgcggccCCGGGCGCGAGCACTCGGTGCTGTGCCGCTGAACCAGAGCTCAGTCTAAGGCAGGCTGTTGCCAGGAGTAAAGATGGCGGCGCGGGCAACACGTGGAGCTGCGCTGGGTGGCTTGGCGCGCAtgcgcggggccggcccggggcTGGCGGGGCCCGTTaccggccccgctgccgccgctgccgccggtCCCGCGATGGCGAAGCGCCTGAGGAGCAGCGAGGTCTGCGCCGACTGCAGCGCTCAGGGTAGGCACGGCACCGCCACCGGCACCGCGCGGGCTCCCCTCTCGGGCCGGGGGCCGCAGGGACGCCGCTGGCCCGGGGGTGTCACCGCCCCGGAGCGGCCGCTGCTGCACCTGTGAAGGGCCCGGGATGATTTGGGTTGAAAGCGACCTTAAAGCCTATTCCGTCTActccctcccatgggcaggacaccttccaggagcccaggttgctccaagccctgtctaggctggcctgggacacttccagggctgggctATAACTCGGTATCCGAGTGTCCGGGTCCCGCTGGCACCGCCGCCCCTCCCGGGCCCGGGGGAGGCTGAGGGGGGCAGAGCCCCGGGGAACATCGTGTAGACACCCAACGGCATGAAAGGAAATGTGGAGCTCCCTAATTTAGGAAGAGAAAAGCTGACAGAAATCCACCTTCCAGTCACGGGGCTGAAAGGTGGGAGGAGGGCGTGGGTTGGGAATGTGTCACTGGAAGGGACAGTGGCTGTTTTGGGGGAGTTGTGAAGGCGAGAGCGGGGCTGGGTTCGGAGCCGTGCATCCATTCCTGTATTCCCAGGGTCGGGGGGGGTTAAACTGGGACTTGTCCCACGGCCGGGGTTGGGTGTAGGTGTCCCAGACTTCCAAGGAAAGTTGCGCTGAGGTGTCTGGAGACGAGGGCACGCTCAAGGAGCAgtgtctgctctgtgctgacacGTCTCCCACTGCAGATCGTTTGGGAGCTTATGGAAACAGATCTTGTCTTTAGAAAGGCTGTTGCATCTCCTGACCATCTGTAGTTGTGCTGCTCTTGTATCTAAAACTGTCCTGGTTTATTTCAtcagctgtgtgtgtttgttctgTCTGtatcttttctgtctctctaGTTTTTGCCGTTTGTTTTTTGGGCAGGTTCTCCCgatataattaattaattatgtaCATAATGAAATGAATTAAAGCACAGTAATGCAGCTAACACTTGAATTGGCAGAAGATAGGTTGTGGGAGGGAGAGAACAACTTTTATCTAATCTgagttatgttttaaaaaatgataaaaattcCAATTTAACTTCCAAGAAGTTGCTTCCTTCTTTTTAcagaaggaattcttccctgtgagggtggggaggccctggcacaggttgagccatccctggaagtgcccaaggccaggttggacagggcttggagcaccctgggagagtggaagatggccctgcccatggcagggagtggaactgggtgagctttaagctccctccaacccaaaccagtctgggattctgtgattctacttGTATCCTTGTAGAATTTTGGTTTTACAATAAATGGAGTTGGCATCTCTCAGGCAGGCAGTTGTCCCTATCACACAGGGAAGCCTATCTATGCTTTCACACACCGGGGGTGCTCTGACTCTGAGATAAAGCTGTGTGAATGTTTGTGTTCCTTAAGCTCCTCGGGGTATCGGAATCACTGTCGGGGTAATCCTGTAACCCGGCCTTTTATCGTGGCATTAGAGCACTGCCAGGTCTTTACTTATTTACTAGAAATCCACTGGCTTTTCCACGTATATGAGAAATCTTAATTTAATccttttgtaaataaaatgaaTCAACCCCTTCCTTTACCTAAACCAGGGGGGTTGTCAGTGGGTGCAGAGGGGCTGTGTCAGGAGACCTGAGGGCTGCAGCCTTTGCATCACAGCGGGTGTGCCTGGCACCTGCATTAGTTAGTGCTTCCCCTGGAGCCTCATCAATGCCCCCTTTGTTCCTGTGGCAAAGTACAGAGGGTTTTCTTTGACACGAGGTGATCTTACGGGAGCTCTTGTGCTGCACTTCCTATCCTGAGGCAGGAGCTCACTTCTCAAACCCACGGCCGGGCTTGTCTTCATCTCACGCTTCCTGTTTTGAACCACCCTGCAGGTTCCTGAAagtgcccgcccggccctgcAGCTTCTCCCCACTTGTCTTTTGTACCAAaaccagcgtgggcagcagggccaggctgtgaccacccctgtgctgggacactgAGGCCCCTCGAGTGCTccgtccagctctggggccctcTCTCCAGGacagacattgaggggctggaacGTGtccagggaagaggaagggtctggagcagcaggagcagctgagggagctgggaaaggggctcagcctggagaaaaggaggttcaggggggaccctgtggctctgcacaactccctgacaggaggggacagccggggggggtcgggctctgctcccagggaacagggacaggaggagagggaactgcatcaagctgtgccaggggaggctcaggttgggcatcaggaggaatttcctcatggaaagggtgctcaggccttggaaggggctgcccagggaggtctgGAGTCAACATCCCTGGAGGTATCCAAGGCAGGACAggacgtggcactcagagctctgggctgggtgacacgGTGGGggtcgggcacagcttggacttgatcatcctggaggtcttttccaacctcagttaTCCCGGGATTCTGTGTATTTTGGTACTGGCTTAAACATATCCTGATTGAGTCCATAAGTAGGTCTCTCTTAAAAATTACTCAAATTCCAGGGCAGACACTTCATTGCATTAAATTTAAACCTAAAATATCCAGGGGCATTGGGTGTTGAGGTGGAGGTGAAGAAAACCCCCGGTGCTGACTGTTGATAATGCAGAGCAATGCTCACAAACAGCCTGGAAATGGCAAGGGGAAGGATCCCTTAGGATCCCGTCCATGTGTGATGAGGTTGTCTCTAACATGAAGGGACCAGGCTCATTAATCTGGAAGGCTGCCTCAGTTTGGGTCATTAGGTTGCCATGAATGCATCTCACTCCATtgctattctttttcttcttggaagTGAAAGTTGTTAAGTAATGGAATGATTTTAAAAGGAGTTTATGTGCTTGTTgttaatttgggttttttataattactttttctcctctgaaacaCCTGCTTTCATttggctctgggctgggctggttttgccaGGTCAGGAGATGCTCCTGTCCCTCGTGGCTCAGACGGATTTGCCTGCATTGCCTGCAGCACACCCGGATCATCAGCTCTGCTCAGAAACCACAGCTGTGGTCACATCTCATTTGCAAGGATTCAGTCCGTTTGTTGCATGGGTCACAGGAGACTTTTCCATGATGCACCACTGCTCAGATGTGTTCTGACAGGACTCAGAAGTTCTCTCATCAGATACCAGGCTTGCCTTGTACTCACTTATTTGGCCTCAGACTCATCTCTGCATTTGAAATTaagatttttccaaaataaaagagatcttgatttccttttttgttctcCTGGGATGTGCTAGGTCTGAagctctgctggctgctcagTTGCCTGTTCCTGCTGGGTTCAGGCACGTTGAGTTTCACGTGTCACTGACAGAAATTGGAGTTTCTTCTGGAGactgagctctgagcagccaAGGGACCTGTTTGGAGTCCTGTGGGCATTTATTGTTTCAACCTAATGTGCCATTCCTACTTGATTTTATGCCTTTTGATGTCTGAAGCTACATAATAGCTCATATATATTATTTACTACTTCACTTCCCATCAGTTTTCTTCTGGGCTGCTTATGAGATGCTTCAGTTCAGATGTGGTGAGAGATGAAGTTATTTTGCTTGAGAATTTTGGATTTTATTGAGCCTTTGACTTGACACATCGGTATCCTTTTTTATTATGACATTCTTGagtgtttttattatttaaagtggaaatttaaaagacattgttatatataaaactgaaaacagagtAGTAGGTGAAAAAGCCTGAGTGCTGTGGCAACTTCATGTGTatagatttgtttttaaaaaagatttttttgacaagtttaaaaaaaaaccaacaaaaaccccaagacAACCgcagttttttttccaaagagcaGGTAGGCGCTGTTGTTAGGAATACTTTTGTAGGAGTCCACAAAATAACAAGTAAAGCACTTGAAGGTGGTGATAAATTCAGTGTCCTGTTATATTTAGAAAGGAAAGTATTTTCACAGGAAGAACTGCAAGCAGTGGGGCTTTTTCCCAAGTTTCCACTGCAGATCTCCTCACTGTCCTTGGAATCCCACATCCCCCTTGAGTGCAAGGGCTGGtgtttcccattttcccagcaTCCAGAGCCCCAGCAAGGCTGTAACATTTACAGGCTCACACAGTGGCTAAGCAGGGAAGGTtaaaaggcagagctgctcattTTAGACTCTGCTTTTGCAATCCAAGGTCGTGTTGCTTCCTGTGTTACAATGAATGGCTTCTTTTGCAGATCCTTGCTGGGCATCCATAAACAGGGGGATCCTGATCTGTGACGAGTGCTGCAGTGTGCACAGGAGCCTGGGCCGTCACATCTCCCAAGTGAGGCATCTCAAACACACCCCGTGGCCTCCAACACTGCTGCAGGTAGAGAGGAAAACTGTTTTCCTCCATTAAAGCCAGAtatagtgatttttttaaaatgtaatttacatCACTAAACCTTTTTCTGAGAGGGGCTGGTCCTTTTAAGCTTTGCTTTTTGAGGTTATTCTTGTTTCgtttctcttgtttttctgtggTGGACCACTAAAATCAGAATTGTCTTTGCCTTTTGAATTTGACGCCTTTGCTTTGGAAGGTCACCTCAAGTTTTCTTTCACAATTCTGCTGTACATCTGCTTCAACCTGAATTTTCAGTGTAATGCAAGGTTTTCTTTgaactggagctgctgttgggAAGAGCAGAGAATTTTAAGGGTGTTCTCCCTGCATTCCACATCATAACCTCCTAAGCACGTGCCCAGTTCTGATATCCCAGTAGGTTACAGATGCTGGCCCACAGAGTGGGAATCTGTTGGCTTGATATCTACTTGAAAATAAGTACAGATATTTGATTagtgcagccagcagcaaaaTGTCTGTGTATTCTGGCTTTCAGATGGTGGAAACGCTGTACAACAATGGTGCTAATTCCATCTGGGAACACTCCCTGCTGGACCCTGCCTCCGTGATGAGCGGGCGGCGCAAGGCCAGCCCGCAGGATAAAGTGCAGTAAGTGGGAAATGCAGAATTGTTATGTTAGAGAAGTGGGGTTATTTTATTCAGCAGTGACAGGGCAGCAAGGAATCTGTAGGAACCTGTGTGTGTTGGcttgctggaagagaaaaagactaaagtggttattttttttcttttatttctgagtgttgattttttaaaatttattgaaaaatgGGAATACAGGGCTTGAATTCTCTGAATTATTGATTCCTGTTGAATGTGAGGACCTTTAGTCAAAGGACTTTTCTTTGTCATGTGCTTCAGTTCACTGAATGCTGCCAACAAAATGGAGTTTGGTTGAGTAATTAAGTAAAACTTTAGAGATTTTTGCCCCTGACTATGGtgctttatttgaaaatgtaaataacTGCGTAGAGTAAGTGTAGATCTTAAGCTGGCATGATTTTAGagtctgtatttcttttaagaaacaGACACCACATGCTACAGTCTGCAGATATTTGATGGTTGTAACAGACGTTTTCTCTGTATGGTCAGACAATCTGCACTGggttgtttttaatgaaaatatttttccatgccTAACTTTGCCACCAGCAACATGCAAAGCTCTGATTCAGTCTTCACTTgtgaatttttctgtttttctggagcATCTGTATTACTTACGAAAGCACtgatatttctttcctttcctttcttgttgCCTGGATTTCTCTTTGCAGTCCCAACAAAGCAGAGTTCATCAGAGCTAAATATCAAATGTTAGCATTTGTGCATCGCCTGCCGTGCCGGGAGGACGACAGTGTCACTGCCAAGGATCTCAGCAAGGTCAGTGGCTCCTGGGACAGCACAGGCAGATCTCACTGACTTCCCTTAGTTGCTTTTGGCTTAattgtttctggttttctgcactattacataaataaataaagcttgACTTCAACTCAAAGCCCCTTTTTTGTGGTTATCTATGTGGATGCTGGAGGTGATGTTAAGAGGCAGTAATTGAAGTGAACTGGAGAAAACCCTTTACACAAGAGATCTGTAGTGAGAACTCTGCTTTGTTTCTCAAAGCATGGCTGAAAAACAACTGCTGACTCACAGTTGTTGCTGCTGTATTAAATataattctgcttctttttcagcAACTCCATTCCAGTGTGAGGACAGGGAATCTGGAGACCTGTTTGCGACTGCTCTCCTTAGGAGCTCAAGCCAACTTCTTTCATCCCGtaggaacattttcttttcattcttttgatATACAATCAATTACAGTTCACATTATTTATACTCATTTCAGCTGATTCATGTTATATTTCAATCTCCTACTCACACCTGTTGGTTAAGtagatattttctttcatctcttgcaggagaaaggaaacacCCCGCTCCACGTTGCTGCGAAGGCAGGACAGACTTTGCAAGCAGAACTATTGGCAGTTTATGGTGCTGATCCTGGCACACAAGATTCCAATGGGAAAACTCCAGTTGACTATGCAAGGTAGGAGTCTCTGATGTCCATAAATCACACAGTGGACCTGCTGAGATACGTTTCTGTCCTGAAATAGTTTGTGTGTTAAATGCTAATAATACTTTTTCCAGGAAGAGTGAATGAATGAAAATGAGGAATAAGTATTTTCATCAGATCACAGCCTGTGTTCTGGGTGCCTGAGACATCAGCTGTGAGGCCAATGACACAGGCTGTGCCAATCTAGCAGCTCACAGGAAATTAATCAGACAAGAGTGTCTGCAAGTTCAGGCTTCAGGAGTGGGGGTTGACTCAGGAATTGCTGTAGGGAAGGGCCGGGTTGGGGCACACGGGGTGGAACCAGGCTGTGAGTCTGTTTTGGGTTGATGCACTCAAACACGTGCAGTGTTGGCTTGTACTAAATCTGTTTCTCTGCCCATTTCTGTGTGTCACTGACTGAcccctgtcccctgtgtgtGAGCAGGCAAGGGGGGCACCACGAGCTGGCAGAGCGGCTGGTGGAGATCCAGTACGAGCTCACAGACAGGTTGGCTTTCTACCTCTGTGGCAGGAAaccaggtgagcacagcacctgCACTCTCAGACCTGTCACTGTCTGTTCCAGCACAGTTCAGACTGTGCTGTGTCCTATTTGTGTCAGTGGTGCTGCACTTCTTGTATCACTTCCAAATATTCTAATGTTATATAAATTACACAGAAAGAACCAAAGGAAGTATAAGATGCAAGATTAGGGTTGatgcatttaaaattcagataaaaCTGCAGGGTTTTAAATTgatataaattaaaaacaaaattccttCTTGGTTTTCCGCAAATACATGTTTTTTATATACTGTAAAAACTCTTCCAAGTAGTTTCTTCTAATTGAAATGCAACAGCAGGGGAGTGTTCTATTAAGTGTGTGCCTTTTGAACACAAGGACACTTAGAGATTTTTAACCCTAAAGGTAACCTGTGTTAGaacttaattttcctttttaacagAATTTCAATACAAGTAATAAGCCTTAATTGGAATCTTTGATAACACCTGGAAATCATGGCAGGAGCCTTCTTTTATAACTTGCTAGTTGCCTATAATTGGAAATTGAGTAATTACATGCAAGATAAATTACTTTATGTTGCCTGATGCTTATATTATTGAAAACTGTAAGCCAGTACCAACCTATTAAAATGCAATTTGTTTTCAACTCTAGAGCACAAAAATGGGCAGCACTTTGTTATACCTCAGATGGCAGACAGGTAAGTTGCTGATTCCATCACATGTCTGAAAACATCCgagtaaaaaaaccctaataattaagttttctttccttactgAAGCACCTTTTAAGCTTGTTGCCATTCTAACTTTTTAATGTGTGCCTTTATtagttttgaaagcttttttcccTAGAAAGAATATTGGGATATCAACAAATCAGAAAATTATAGAAGTTGACTGTATTTGTTAAAATGCAGGGAGAAGGTGAGACATTTCTGTGAAGGGAACACACATGGGGAATTCCTAGGAAACAGATTGTGGAAATAATTCAAGGACCAATTGAGtgttttcctgatttttgtAATACTTATGCTTTTAACTTTTGGTTGTGATCAATGAAATCATATTTGTATAAGAAGCATCAAGTACTAATTTTAAGTCCCTGTtccttttttattgctgtgcaATTGGAAATAAGACGGCTGTAAGTAAACCACTGTCCAACCTCCTGCTTGCAACATTGCTGTGAAAAACTGTAATAACCTAAAAATTGTGTGGGTAAAAAGCTGTGGGTATTCATATTCCAAAGAAATTTTGGtattatttggtttttaaatgtaTAAGTTGTTGTATAAGAGAGCATAAGAATGTGCTAATAGTGATATTATAGTAGCAATATTAGTAACATTAGTGTgttaaaaataatgctaaaaacACTAAAATATGAGGGGGTTTAAGATAAAGTGGCATTTTAATCACTGAGTTACCAAAATGTAGAATTTTGATACGTAGAAGCCCTGAAATGCTGTAGATGTAATGATCACTTCCTGTTTTCATAGCAGTCTGGATGTATCAGAACTGGCAAAAGCAGCCAAGAAGAAGCTTCAGTCTGTAAGTAAAACTTCTTTTCTAGATGTGGCAAactctgcacttcatttttCAGGCTTCCTACCACAAGTATCTCTTGACCCATCTGCTGTAGGAACAGCttgaaacacacaaatattttgtgaGCCTTCACTGTTCATTGAAGTCCACATCTCCAGTGGCATTTGGTACCTCATTCCCACAGAGCCTCTGCCTCATCCCAAACACAAAAGGTCTCTTTGTTGTCAGATGGGAGTGAAAAAAAGTCCATTGACCAGGAAGGGAGAAGTGTAGAACAGAATGGTTGGCTCTGTACCTAGAAATAGGGTGGTCATACATGTCTGCTCCCTGTGCAGGCTGAGAAAGGAGCATTTCTATGAATTAGAGAGGCTGAAGaaaagagcagagctgtgctcttgCATTTTCTCTGTTATCAGAGATCTTACTgggtttcatttcctttcaaagTGTAATTATTCTCTTCGACCCTTAGCTAAGCAACCACTTATTTGAAGAACTTGCCATGGATGTGTATGATGAAGTTGACAGAAGGGAAACAGATGCAGGTGAGTGAGGCTTTctggaatgaaataaaacaaatctgGATTGTTACTTTACATACAAGATGCCAATCCAAGCACATGTTCTGTTCAAGTGCTTCTGTATTCAGCAATTACTGCTGAGGGGAGTTGCTTTGTCTTGCATTGCCTGAAGGGGATGTTAATTGAAAAAATCTTGTGTTTTTCACAAAATGGAGAACCCTCTGGGGAAAAGCTTTCCTCTGAATTGattgtgtttgtgtttgaaaTTGCAGTCTTTTATTTGACAAAGAAATAGTGTCAAGCAGTACAGGAAGGTTACTccctctttttgtttcttctctggAGCAGTTTGGCTTGCTACTCAGAACCACAGTACACTCGTGACAGAGACCACAGTGgtcccttttcttcctgtaaatCCTGAATATTCCTCAACCAGGAATCAGGTATGAAATCTTCTTaatattgtaaaaataatttaataggCCAGGTAATTAAATAGGCTTAAGTAATATTGCTttactgcatttcatttttgtaGAAGAGTTGCATCCACTTGGaaagaagttaaaataaaatttcatatttCCCCTTTAAATCATACTGTTTGCAATAAATGAAGTTGAACAGTCAACTCCAAGTGTATAGTCAGTTCTTCCTGGGAGCTCTGCTGTTCATCTGATGCAGGatgtactttttttcctctgcattaTTCTGTAATTTAGGGAAGGCAGAAACTGGCTCGATTTAATGCCCACGAGTTTGCTACTCTGGTTATAGACATTTTAAGTGATGCCAAACGAAGACAACAGGGGAATTCTCTCACTGGTTCTAAAGGTGAGTGATCTTTTGTTGTCAGCTCCTTTGCAGGCACTTCCTCAGTAGTTTAATCACTCCCAGAGCCCCTCAGCAGTACTGAATTAAGAGAGAGATCTATTGTTTTTAtatattggggttttttttctggagagaaaatacaaaagaatcTCTTctaacttttaatttttccctgtattttgtatttgaatGCTGCTACCCATTTGTCCAATGTagtctgttggggtttttaaatttgTATGAATTTTATTAAGCTCCTAAACGATTCTCACCACTTATTTTAACTTGCCTAAACGCttagaagaaatgaaaagacagaACCATAAAACTTCAAAGTTTGGGACAGTAATCATTCATACCTCTTAGGTGgatctaaattaatttttttcagagtatGAACTTCCATTTCTTCTCCAGATTTACTAGTATGTGTTTAATGTGTTGATCTGCAGAGAATGTGGAGCTGATACTCAAATCCATCAGCAATCAGCACAGCAGTGAAAGTCAGGACAATGACCAGCCTGATTACGACAGTGTTGCTTCAGATGAAGATATAGATCTGGAAACAAATGCAGCTAAATCAAACAGGCAGAAGGTAGGCTTGAAATAGTGATACACCCCCAAGTGTACTCTGCATTCATGATCAGAAAAATCAATATCTTAATTTCATAATCATGCCTCAGTCTATGAactttctaaaattaaatgttgTTGCTTAAGgaatttttattgtaaaaaaaaaaaacctctctggAAAAGTAATGTGTATGTCTGGAGATAAGATATAGATTTAATTGCATAGATGAAATAATTAGATCTGCCAAAAAGCTCTGAATCAGTGATTCCATGGTATTTCACAAACATTCACTGCTTCCTACTGAAGAAATACTCACAGCAGACCAGTAGTGTCCAAGTGAGTTAAACCATTCCAGGAGTAATGCAGAATGATATCAAAGGGCAGTAAACCTGGTGGTTCTACTTTAGTCTTCCCAGGGATATGCACACTGGATATTTAGCAGTCTGTCATTTATAAGTTTGCAGTTCTTTAttgtatgttttttaaaaaatccttataaaacagtattttgtcACTGAAATGCTAATGCAAATGTTTTTAGAGGAGCTAAGAGCTAATTGACATCAGATTGCTTTTATAGAGGACTTCAAATGATTCTGGTTAATGGATCTTATTCATTTAAACTCCATTTGAACTGTGGTGCCTTTAAAGAAAGTACATGAAAAGCTGTTGAAATCTTGTggtcttgttttcttcttcttaatggtgtcagtatttttctcttccttttcctagAGCTTGGATTCAGACTTGTCAGATGGACCAGTGACAGCCCAGGAATATATGCAGGTTAAAAATGCCTTGGTGGCTTCTGAGGTGAAGATTCAGCAGTTAATGAAAGTGAACATCAACCTGAGTGATGAGCTAAGGATTATGCAGAAAAAGGTAACAGCCACAGCAGAGGGAAGCCCTCCAGCTCTTGGGGTGTCTGAAGTTGTTAGAATAAAACTGCTGGAACTGAGGATGAGATAATCCAGTATTAGGATagtgagaaaactcattttaaaGTGGAGCTGCTTTGGGATCAGATACGAgactataaatatttatgtgcaACATGTGCTTTGAATGTTGTTTTTTTGTGGTGATCCAACCTAGTAAATCATGAGGCTGATTTGACTTATGTCAAAACTTTGACATCAGTTTTCCAAGTGACAAGGCAGTTGTTGCAAGTCTTGTGTGGTTTTGCTGTCCTGCTTCAATATAAGCAGCTTTAAACAATGAGGAAGCAAGTGCCAGCCCACATCTTATGTGTGTGCACTTATCTATATTTTTGTGGGTTTAAGGACAATTTATATCTGAGTTCACTATCCTGTCTGTCACACTGGCTAGAAAGGGCTGGCTGCTTACCCTCAGATTAATCCCTTTAACTAGTGtttaaaatcctgttttccAAAGAATTACAATCCTGCAAGAGTGATGTGTAGAGAAAGTTGTTCAGGCTGTGGGGTGGACCCACTGTtttggggcagagcagggcttttGGAGAGTGGTGAGACTGTTTGCACCTGAGGCTGAGCTAATTCAGCATATTGGATTATCCTTGTCTGTTAAGTGCCAACATTTTCTTCTATTCTGTTGGAATGGTGAACACTGGGAGATCTCGGGGTGTTTCCTTGGTCTTTCAACAGCTTGTACTGGTTGAGCATTTCTCTTGAATCAACTGAATTAACTTTTCACTTATACTGAGTTTCTTTAAACAGATATAGTCTATttagggttaaaaaaaaaacctttgggGCCTATGAATTAATGAGGCTTTAGGATATTTACATGGTGTAGTAGAAGGGAGATCattgctgtgctgcagtttttcttcactgcatcttttctttctgatgtgTTAATATAGCAAACTTACTCTAAGTCCACAAAATAATCAGAATTGGTGCATTTTCACTATCAAATGAATACATaataaaaggctttaaaatgctttcttgtTGGCTTCTTAGATAGCAGTAGCTGATGCCTAATTTTCGTAAGCTAAACTCTCTCCTTGCTTTGCAGAGCAAGCTTGAGTTCCTTTGTGCTGCCTCTGGTGTCTGTGCTGCAGTTCTGGCATTGTCAGATTTCATGGGCCTTATGTGAAAGTCTTCTAAGTCCTTGTATTGGCTGTTGAAATGGTTCCCTTTGCTTGGAAAACTGTTGTGTTGGCAGTCCTTCCCCCCATAGCCTCATTCTATCCCAGGATTCCTGTGCCAGTAGAGCAGGCTGGAGGGAATGGGTCATGTGTTTTGGAGTACAACAGCCAATTTTAACATCTAACTTAGTTtacagcccagcagctgctggaaatcAGCACCTAAATACTTCCAGATCTGGAACAAAGATGTTTTTATGCTTATACCAAGCAAGTCAAGtagattttgaaagagaaatgaacCCCCAGCTAGCAGTACCTGGATTTTCTAGCACAGCTGCCAAGCGAGCGTTGCGTGGTCACTTGGC
The DNA window shown above is from Corvus hawaiiensis isolate bCorHaw1 chromosome 18, bCorHaw1.pri.cur, whole genome shotgun sequence and carries:
- the GIT2 gene encoding ARF GTPase-activating protein GIT2 isoform X2, which gives rise to MAKRLRSSEVCADCSAQDPCWASINRGILICDECCSVHRSLGRHISQVRHLKHTPWPPTLLQMVETLYNNGANSIWEHSLLDPASVMSGRRKASPQDKVHPNKAEFIRAKYQMLAFVHRLPCREDDSVTAKDLSKQLHSSVRTGNLETCLRLLSLGAQANFFHPEKGNTPLHVAAKAGQTLQAELLAVYGADPGTQDSNGKTPVDYARQGGHHELAERLVEIQYELTDRLAFYLCGRKPEHKNGQHFVIPQMADRRLLDVSELAKAAKKKLQSLSNHLFEELAMDVYDEVDRRETDAVWLATQNHSTLVTETTVVPFLPVNPEYSSTRNQGRQKLARFNAHEFATLVIDILSDAKRRQQGNSLTGSKENVELILKSISNQHSSESQDNDQPDYDSVASDEDIDLETNAAKSNRQKSLDSDLSDGPVTAQEYMQVKNALVASEVKIQQLMKVNINLSDELRIMQKKLQTLQSENTTLRRQATTNIYQVQSGSEYPDPSSNSSLKRRPSARGSRPMSMYETGSGQKPYLPMGEVTYPEENITRLQPFPPHIGRSAFVTSSSSLPSFPSTLSWSRDESTRRASKLEKQSSVSESDYDNPTTPVELEEPGSGRKGRQRSVVWQGEGSIPEDTDSAPSTSLPSTEDVIRKTEQITKNIQELLRAAQENKHDRPLERGGTSQLRHSLGTRVPGAERAPVQPLTSQQPGPASCYIPCSERIHVAVTEMAALFPKKPKSELVRTSLRLLTSSAYRLQSECRKALPAEPSPAPDIQLVTQQVIQCAYDIAKAAKQLVTITTKENNN
- the GIT2 gene encoding ARF GTPase-activating protein GIT2 isoform X3, giving the protein MAKRLRSSEVCADCSAQDPCWASINRGILICDECCSVHRSLGRHISQVRHLKHTPWPPTLLQMVETLYNNGANSIWEHSLLDPASVMSGRRKASPQDKVHPNKAEFIRAKYQMLAFVHRLPCREDDSVTAKDLSKQLHSSVRTGNLETCLRLLSLGAQANFFHPEKGNTPLHVAAKAGQTLQAELLAVYGADPGTQDSNGKTPVDYARQGGHHELAERLVEIQYELTDRLAFYLCGRKPEHKNGQHFVIPQMADSSLDVSELAKAAKKKLQSLSNHLFEELAMDVYDEVDRRETDAVWLATQNHSTLVTETTVVPFLPVNPEYSSTRNQGRQKLARFNAHEFATLVIDILSDAKRRQQGNSLTGSKENVELILKSISNQHSSESQDNDQPDYDSVASDEDIDLETNAAKSNRQKSLDSDLSDGPVTAQEYMQVKNALVASEVKIQQLMKVNINLSDELRIMQKKLQTLQSENTTLRRQATTNIYQVQSGSEYPDPSSNSSLKRRPSARGSRPMSMYETGSGQKPYLPMGEVTYPEENITRLQPFPPHIGRSAFVTSSSSLPSFPSTLSWSRDESTRRASKLEKQSSVSESDYDNPTTPVELEEPGSGRKGRQRSVVWQGEGSIPEDTDSAPSTSLPSTEDVIRKTEQITKNIQELLRAAQENKHDRPLERGGTSQLRHSLGTRVPGAERAPVQPLTSQQPGPASCYIPCSERIHVAVTEMAALFPKKPKSELVRTSLRLLTSSAYRLQSECRKALPAEPSPAPDIQLVTQQVIQCAYDIAKAAKQLVTITTKENNN
- the GIT2 gene encoding ARF GTPase-activating protein GIT2 isoform X11, with the translated sequence MAKRLRSSEVCADCSAQDPCWASINRGILICDECCSVHRSLGRHISQVRHLKHTPWPPTLLQMVETLYNNGANSIWEHSLLDPASVMSGRRKASPQDKVHPNKAEFIRAKYQMLAFVHRLPCREDDSVTAKDLSKQLHSSVRTGNLETCLRLLSLGAQANFFHPEKGNTPLHVAAKAGQTLQAELLAVYGADPGTQDSNGKTPVDYARQGGHHELAERLVEIQYELTDRLAFYLCGRKPEHKNGQHFVIPQMADRRLSLDVSELAKAAKKKLQSLSNHLFEELAMDVYDEVDRRETDAVWLATQNHSTLVTETTVVPFLPVNPEYSSTRNQGRQKLARFNAHEFATLVIDILSDAKRRQQGNSLTGSKENVELILKSISNQHSSESQDNDQPDYDSVASDEDIDLETNAAKSNRQKSLDSDLSDGPVTAQEYMQVKNALVASEVKIQQLMKVNINLSDELRIMQKKASKLEKQSSVSESDYDNPTTPVELEEPGSGRKGRQRSVVWQGEGSIPEDTDSAPSTSLPSTEDVIRKTEQITKNIQELLRAAQENKHDRPLERGGTSQLRHSLGTRVPGAERAPVQPLTSQQPGPASCYIPCSERIHVAVTEMAALFPKKPKSELVRTSLRLLTSSAYRLQSECRKALPAEPSPAPDIQLVTQQVIQCAYDIAKAAKQLVTITTKENNN